From Candidatus Gastranaerophilales bacterium, one genomic window encodes:
- the rlmN gene encoding 23S rRNA (adenine(2503)-C(2))-methyltransferase RlmN encodes MEKILLTGKSQEEILALTQKMGATPYRAKQVYQWIYLKSANTFEEMTNLPKDFRAQLDEKFTLSSMSVKDKQVSRDGTIKYLFELNDGNFTESVLMRFDNRANLTACISSQVGCPMGCDFCATGKLGFKRNLKTEEIIQQIHLIQNDTNLKITNIVFMGQGEPLLNFNNVINAMTIFNKDYQVGSRRMTISTCGIIPQINKLADLNTQSTLAISLHSSNHQTRARIMPVEMKYPIDDLIKTLKSYTQKTGRRVTIEYTLIKGVNDSIDDAKELALLLTNLKSNVNLIVYNANEFCKYQKPDKKDVMKFKYILEASGKKVTVRLERGGDIDAACGQLSAKTNSPKK; translated from the coding sequence ATGGAAAAAATATTACTAACAGGCAAAAGCCAAGAAGAAATTTTAGCTTTGACACAAAAGATGGGAGCAACCCCATATAGAGCAAAGCAAGTGTATCAATGGATATATCTAAAATCTGCAAATACATTTGAAGAAATGACTAATCTACCAAAAGATTTTAGGGCACAATTAGATGAAAAATTTACACTGTCATCAATGTCTGTTAAAGACAAACAAGTCAGTAGAGATGGTACTATAAAATATCTTTTTGAACTTAATGACGGGAATTTTACAGAATCAGTATTAATGAGATTTGACAACAGAGCAAATCTGACTGCCTGCATTAGTTCTCAAGTGGGCTGCCCTATGGGGTGTGATTTTTGTGCAACAGGTAAATTAGGATTTAAAAGAAATTTAAAAACTGAAGAAATTATTCAACAAATTCACCTTATACAAAACGATACAAATTTAAAAATTACCAACATTGTTTTTATGGGGCAAGGTGAACCTTTGTTAAATTTCAACAACGTAATAAACGCAATGACTATTTTTAACAAAGACTATCAAGTCGGCTCTAGGAGAATGACGATTTCAACATGCGGAATTATTCCACAAATAAACAAACTTGCAGACCTAAACACGCAATCAACGCTGGCAATTTCGCTCCATTCTTCAAACCATCAAACCAGGGCAAGAATAATGCCTGTAGAGATGAAATACCCCATCGACGATTTAATTAAAACACTTAAATCTTACACTCAAAAAACAGGTCGCAGAGTAACTATTGAATACACTTTAATTAAAGGCGTAAATGATTCTATCGATGATGCCAAAGAATTAGCGTTACTGCTTACAAACCTAAAAAGCAATGTTAATCTCATCGTGTATAATGCAAATGAATTTTGCAAGTATCAAAAACCTGACAAAAAAGATGTAATGAAATTTAAATATATTTTAGAAGCTTCAGGCAAAAAAGTTACCGTAAGACTTGAACGTGGTGGCGACATTGATGCAGCCTGTGGGCAACTTAGTGCAAAAACCAATAGCCCGAAAAAGTAA
- the coaE gene encoding dephospho-CoA kinase (Dephospho-CoA kinase (CoaE) performs the final step in coenzyme A biosynthesis.) yields MLKIGITGNIASGKSSVEKILLQQGYSVMDTDKTSHKLMSHDNDTMMEITELFAGQDIYTSQGSLSREKIGKIVFNDSDKLEGLEAIIHPKIKKQMDNYFDSQSEKDFAFVSIPQLFETGFNTMFDYVVLIVADYNTRLQRLIARNSFSEDYARKRLESQISQEDKILASDFVIDNNGDLAKLEQQVNKLLQELKQILP; encoded by the coding sequence ATGTTAAAAATCGGCATTACGGGAAATATTGCATCTGGTAAGTCTTCAGTTGAAAAAATATTGTTGCAACAGGGCTATTCGGTTATGGATACAGACAAAACCTCACACAAATTGATGAGCCATGATAATGATACGATGATGGAAATTACCGAGCTTTTTGCTGGACAAGATATTTATACCTCTCAAGGTTCTTTGTCCCGAGAAAAAATCGGCAAAATAGTTTTTAATGATTCTGATAAACTGGAAGGTCTTGAAGCAATTATTCACCCAAAAATAAAAAAACAAATGGACAATTATTTTGATTCTCAATCAGAAAAAGACTTTGCCTTTGTTTCTATTCCTCAGCTTTTTGAAACTGGCTTTAATACTATGTTTGATTACGTTGTGCTTATTGTTGCTGATTATAATACAAGGTTGCAACGCCTTATTGCCCGCAATAGTTTTTCAGAAGATTATGCACGAAAAAGGCTAGAGTCGCAAATTTCTCAAGAGGATAAAATTCTTGCTTCCGATTTTGTCATTGACAACAATGGTGATTTAGCCAAACTTGAACAACAGGTAAACAAATTGTTACAAGAGCTTAAACAGATTTTGCCGTGA
- a CDS encoding DUF3536 domain-containing protein: MGSNKKYLTIHGHFYQPPRENPWLETIEMQDSAQPFHDWNSRIACECYTPNSVSKIVDYKNQILDIVNNYSLMSFNFGPTLMSWLEKYTPYTYERIIQADVQSSYENSGHGNAIAQVYNHIIMPLANYRDKVTQVKWGIKDFQYRFGRMPEGMWLAETACDDETLEVLVDCGIKFTILSPYQAQKCRKIGSKDWIDVSWGNIDPAKPYRYFIKNNPEKYIDLFFYDGAISKSVAFDELCTDGNKFISRLKDGVSYSREYNQLVHIATDGESYGHHTKFGDMALAYILRIRAKDEGFTITNYANYLDSEPVLDEVVVKPVSSWSCAHGVGRWCDDCGCSTGGAVGWNQKWRKPLREALDYLRDEIISIFEAEAPKYFKDGWKARTAYIDVILNRNDNTVKTFFEKQCKPNLENNDKVKALKLMEIQRQALLMYTSCGWFFSELSGIETTQIMKYAARAIQLTADFSDINIEENFLNILQKAESNIKEFGNGRNIYKMFVKPSIVTTKQIASLWALLSLYQDFDKTENLYCYEVTQHAYKHVTRGTTNLVMGRIEIKSKVTYEKSDLIFTLLQHSEGDFHCAIKEYGDTAECNKIAKELIEIYLGGSITETIRYIDEHFGRDFYTLKDIFIEERRDVLNKMIKKKLARFSNIYKDVYNQGKGSIVQLRALGLEVPQEFKLAAQYVLSQSFNSLFVNSPQITDSVIQKALEINSEARYLGLQLDKEETSKFFSQEVSNRVFNFAKTLDAHKLEKALEIFKYIDTIEIKVDIAEAQNVYFKRIFSKFSSIIEKIAKENEIEANRARLLAVLRLGEYLNINTDFYKTALLKITAKSV, encoded by the coding sequence ATGGGATCTAATAAAAAATACTTAACAATACACGGGCACTTTTATCAACCACCAAGAGAAAATCCTTGGCTTGAAACTATCGAAATGCAAGATAGTGCTCAACCTTTTCACGACTGGAATTCAAGAATAGCGTGCGAATGCTATACTCCAAATTCGGTTTCAAAAATTGTCGATTACAAAAACCAGATATTAGATATTGTCAACAATTATTCATTAATGAGCTTCAACTTCGGACCTACATTAATGTCATGGCTTGAGAAATACACACCGTACACATATGAAAGAATTATTCAGGCTGATGTCCAAAGCAGCTATGAAAATTCAGGTCACGGAAATGCAATTGCTCAAGTTTACAACCACATAATTATGCCTTTAGCAAATTATAGGGACAAAGTTACTCAGGTTAAATGGGGCATTAAAGATTTTCAATATAGATTCGGGAGAATGCCTGAAGGCATGTGGCTGGCTGAAACAGCATGCGACGATGAAACTTTAGAAGTTTTAGTCGACTGCGGAATAAAATTCACCATACTTTCGCCTTACCAAGCTCAAAAATGCCGAAAAATCGGTTCTAAAGATTGGATTGACGTGAGTTGGGGAAATATTGACCCGGCTAAACCGTACAGATATTTTATAAAAAATAATCCTGAAAAATATATCGATTTATTTTTCTATGACGGTGCAATCTCAAAATCTGTTGCATTTGACGAATTATGCACCGATGGCAACAAATTCATCTCAAGATTAAAAGACGGCGTTTCTTATTCAAGAGAATATAACCAGCTCGTACATATTGCCACCGATGGCGAAAGCTATGGACACCACACAAAATTCGGCGACATGGCTCTTGCTTATATCTTAAGAATTCGAGCAAAAGACGAAGGCTTTACTATTACCAATTACGCAAACTACTTGGATTCAGAACCTGTATTAGACGAAGTTGTCGTTAAACCTGTGTCGTCTTGGAGCTGTGCTCATGGAGTCGGAAGATGGTGTGATGACTGCGGTTGCTCAACAGGTGGAGCCGTGGGTTGGAATCAAAAATGGAGAAAACCGCTTAGAGAAGCTCTTGATTATTTGAGAGATGAAATCATTTCAATCTTTGAAGCAGAAGCACCTAAATACTTTAAAGATGGCTGGAAAGCTAGAACAGCATACATTGACGTCATTTTAAACAGAAACGACAACACTGTTAAAACATTCTTTGAAAAACAATGTAAACCTAACCTTGAAAACAATGACAAAGTTAAAGCATTAAAATTGATGGAAATTCAACGCCAAGCTTTATTAATGTACACCAGTTGCGGTTGGTTTTTCTCTGAACTTTCAGGGATTGAAACCACTCAAATAATGAAATATGCGGCAAGGGCAATTCAGCTTACTGCTGATTTTTCAGATATTAACATTGAAGAAAATTTCCTTAATATATTACAAAAAGCTGAAAGCAACATAAAAGAGTTCGGAAACGGCAGAAACATTTACAAAATGTTTGTTAAACCTTCAATTGTTACGACAAAGCAAATTGCAAGTTTGTGGGCACTTTTATCTTTATATCAAGATTTTGACAAAACAGAAAATCTTTATTGCTACGAAGTAACCCAACACGCTTATAAGCATGTTACACGTGGAACAACAAATCTCGTCATGGGAAGAATTGAGATAAAATCAAAAGTTACCTATGAAAAATCAGACTTAATTTTCACTCTTTTACAACACTCTGAAGGTGATTTCCACTGTGCTATCAAGGAATATGGCGACACCGCTGAATGCAACAAAATCGCAAAAGAATTAATTGAAATATACTTAGGCGGTTCTATTACTGAAACTATCAGATATATTGACGAGCACTTCGGGCGTGATTTCTATACATTAAAAGACATTTTCATCGAAGAACGCAGAGATGTTTTAAACAAAATGATAAAGAAAAAATTGGCTCGTTTTTCAAATATATACAAAGACGTCTACAACCAAGGAAAAGGCTCTATCGTTCAGCTTAGAGCTTTGGGGCTTGAGGTTCCTCAAGAATTTAAACTTGCAGCACAATATGTACTGTCCCAATCTTTCAATTCTTTATTCGTAAACTCTCCTCAAATTACAGACAGCGTAATTCAAAAAGCTCTCGAAATTAACAGCGAAGCCCGATATCTCGGTTTACAACTGGATAAAGAAGAAACAAGTAAATTCTTCTCTCAAGAAGTTTCCAATCGTGTGTTCAACTTTGCAAAAACTCTTGACGCTCACAAGCTTGAAAAAGCACTTGAGATTTTCAAATACATTGATACTATAGAAATTAAAGTCGACATTGCTGAAGCTCAAAATGTTTATTTCAAAAGGATTTTCAGCAAATTCTCATCTATTATAGAAAAGATTGCAAAAGAAAATGAAATTGAAGCTAACAGAGCAAGACTGCTTGCCGTTTTAAGACTCGGTGAATATTTGAATATAAACACTGACTTTTATAAAACAGCTTTACTCAAAATCACGGCAAAATCTGTTTAA